The following proteins are encoded in a genomic region of Ammospiza caudacuta isolate bAmmCau1 chromosome 3, bAmmCau1.pri, whole genome shotgun sequence:
- the AGT gene encoding angiotensinogen isoform X1, which translates to MGLRTRWRQFSNMNLVADLLCLLACLTLVTCDRVYVHPFNLFSFNESDCEKLEKLVQEGKTVVPVSIESQTTPEYEGGVNDNELEAPSLSTWGEKEQSYLSDLVYVLGMRFYSTLQEAQRGQNVLLSPTSLYSSLVSFYLGASNQTALDLQSLLGFVPPSGNPDCTSTAVGSNFLSSLRTIERLVKSRDEELLFSKTLSLFCAPGIALFQLFMERLLPSADAFYARAVDFANPGEAVKQINAFVEAKGKGQSEALLADVDPSAQLLFAVDARLAVNVKQAFLLKEPQEFWVDSDTKVLVPMLSITGTFRYQTDASGAFSAVEVPLSRTALLVLLQPVGGSDLEHLESQESLQTSAWLQHLAPREIKLKLPALTLEDSSDLQELLADMKMPALLGKGADFSKISNASLTVGKVINKAFFKLASDGTDQPEDPAAQKEDGVYLDVTLNKPFLFAVFEKQSRAMLFLGRVVNPLHED; encoded by the exons ACACGGTGGAGGCAATTTTCCAACATGAATCTGGTAGCAGATCTTCTCTGCTTGTTGGCTTGCCTTACTCTGGTGACGTGTGACCGGGTCTACGTCCACCCtttcaatttgttttctttcaatgaGAGTGACTgtgaaaagctggaaaaattgGTTCAGGAGGGAAAGACTGTTGTCCCTGTCTCCATTGAGTCCCAAACCACACCCGAATATGAAGGTGGCGTGAATGACAACGAGTTGGAAGCCCCAAGCCTCAGCACCTGGggggagaaggagcagagctACCTGAGTGACTTGGTGTACGTCCTGGGAATGCGGTTTTACAGCACGCTGCAGGAAGCGCAGAGGGGCCAAAATGTGCTCCTGTCCCCAACCAGCCTCTACAGCTCCTTGGTGTCATTCTACCTGGGGGCCTCAAACCAGACAGCACTTGATTTGCAGAGTTTGCTGGGATTTGTCCCCCCCTCTGGAAACCCTGACTGCACTTCCACGGCAGTTGGAAGCAATTTCCTCTCCAGCCTGAGGACGATCGAGAGGCTTGTGAAGAGCAGGGACGAGGAGCTGCTCTTTTCAAAGACACTGAGCTTGTTCTGTGCCCCTGGCATAGCCCTCTTCCAGCTGTTCATGGAGCGCTTGCTGCCCAGTGCTGATGCATTCTACGCCCGAGCTGTTGACTTTGCCAATCCAGGCGAGGCAGTGAAACAAATCAATGCCTTTGTGGAGGCCAAGGGCAAGGGCCAGAGCGAGGCCTTGCTGGCAGACGTGGACCCATCCGCCCAGCTGCTCTTTGCCGTGGACGCCCGCCTGGCAG TGAATGTTAAGCAAGCCTTCCTGCTCAAAGAGCCTCAGGAGTTCTGGGTGGATTCAGACACAAAGGTTTTGGTCCCTATGCTGTCCATCACGGGGACATTCAGGTACCAAACCGACGCCAGTGGCGCTTTTTCTGCGGTGGAGGTTCCCCTCAGCCGGACGgcgctgctggtgctgctgcagcccgtCGGTGGCAGCGACCTGGAGCACCTGGAGTCCCAGGAGAGCTTGCAGacctcagcctggctccagcacctGGCCCCAAG agaaattaaattaaagctgCCAGCATTAACACTAGAAGACAGCTCTGATCTACAGGAGCTTCTTGCAGATATGAAAatgcctgcactgctggggaagggggCAGACTTCAGTAAGATAAGCAATGCCAGTCTAACAGTTGGAAAG GTAATAAATAAAGCCTTTTTCAAACTGGCCAGTGATGGAACAGATCAGCCAGAAGaccctgcagcacagaaggAAGATGGGGTGTACCTGGATGTAACACTGAATAAGCCAttcctttttgctgtttttgaaAAGCAGTCAAGGGCAATGCTTTTTCTTGGCAGAGTAGTAAACCCTCTGCATGAGGATTAA
- the AGT gene encoding angiotensinogen isoform X2: MNLVADLLCLLACLTLVTCDRVYVHPFNLFSFNESDCEKLEKLVQEGKTVVPVSIESQTTPEYEGGVNDNELEAPSLSTWGEKEQSYLSDLVYVLGMRFYSTLQEAQRGQNVLLSPTSLYSSLVSFYLGASNQTALDLQSLLGFVPPSGNPDCTSTAVGSNFLSSLRTIERLVKSRDEELLFSKTLSLFCAPGIALFQLFMERLLPSADAFYARAVDFANPGEAVKQINAFVEAKGKGQSEALLADVDPSAQLLFAVDARLAVNVKQAFLLKEPQEFWVDSDTKVLVPMLSITGTFRYQTDASGAFSAVEVPLSRTALLVLLQPVGGSDLEHLESQESLQTSAWLQHLAPREIKLKLPALTLEDSSDLQELLADMKMPALLGKGADFSKISNASLTVGKVINKAFFKLASDGTDQPEDPAAQKEDGVYLDVTLNKPFLFAVFEKQSRAMLFLGRVVNPLHED, translated from the exons ATGAATCTGGTAGCAGATCTTCTCTGCTTGTTGGCTTGCCTTACTCTGGTGACGTGTGACCGGGTCTACGTCCACCCtttcaatttgttttctttcaatgaGAGTGACTgtgaaaagctggaaaaattgGTTCAGGAGGGAAAGACTGTTGTCCCTGTCTCCATTGAGTCCCAAACCACACCCGAATATGAAGGTGGCGTGAATGACAACGAGTTGGAAGCCCCAAGCCTCAGCACCTGGggggagaaggagcagagctACCTGAGTGACTTGGTGTACGTCCTGGGAATGCGGTTTTACAGCACGCTGCAGGAAGCGCAGAGGGGCCAAAATGTGCTCCTGTCCCCAACCAGCCTCTACAGCTCCTTGGTGTCATTCTACCTGGGGGCCTCAAACCAGACAGCACTTGATTTGCAGAGTTTGCTGGGATTTGTCCCCCCCTCTGGAAACCCTGACTGCACTTCCACGGCAGTTGGAAGCAATTTCCTCTCCAGCCTGAGGACGATCGAGAGGCTTGTGAAGAGCAGGGACGAGGAGCTGCTCTTTTCAAAGACACTGAGCTTGTTCTGTGCCCCTGGCATAGCCCTCTTCCAGCTGTTCATGGAGCGCTTGCTGCCCAGTGCTGATGCATTCTACGCCCGAGCTGTTGACTTTGCCAATCCAGGCGAGGCAGTGAAACAAATCAATGCCTTTGTGGAGGCCAAGGGCAAGGGCCAGAGCGAGGCCTTGCTGGCAGACGTGGACCCATCCGCCCAGCTGCTCTTTGCCGTGGACGCCCGCCTGGCAG TGAATGTTAAGCAAGCCTTCCTGCTCAAAGAGCCTCAGGAGTTCTGGGTGGATTCAGACACAAAGGTTTTGGTCCCTATGCTGTCCATCACGGGGACATTCAGGTACCAAACCGACGCCAGTGGCGCTTTTTCTGCGGTGGAGGTTCCCCTCAGCCGGACGgcgctgctggtgctgctgcagcccgtCGGTGGCAGCGACCTGGAGCACCTGGAGTCCCAGGAGAGCTTGCAGacctcagcctggctccagcacctGGCCCCAAG agaaattaaattaaagctgCCAGCATTAACACTAGAAGACAGCTCTGATCTACAGGAGCTTCTTGCAGATATGAAAatgcctgcactgctggggaagggggCAGACTTCAGTAAGATAAGCAATGCCAGTCTAACAGTTGGAAAG GTAATAAATAAAGCCTTTTTCAAACTGGCCAGTGATGGAACAGATCAGCCAGAAGaccctgcagcacagaaggAAGATGGGGTGTACCTGGATGTAACACTGAATAAGCCAttcctttttgctgtttttgaaAAGCAGTCAAGGGCAATGCTTTTTCTTGGCAGAGTAGTAAACCCTCTGCATGAGGATTAA